A portion of the Stigmatella aurantiaca DW4/3-1 genome contains these proteins:
- a CDS encoding MarR family winged helix-turn-helix transcriptional regulator — MKVKRDPHWDPEATPTFWINHASRLLMRQFEQRLRPLDFGMAYLPVVIALEENGTLLQKELAVRAHVEQPTMAALLTRMERDGLITREPHPDDKRASQISLSAKGRARLPLAKEQLREVVGQATAGFSDRERAVLMGLLRRMVSNLGSEAEEGGDHGP, encoded by the coding sequence ATGAAAGTCAAGCGCGACCCCCATTGGGACCCTGAAGCCACGCCGACCTTCTGGATCAACCACGCGTCCCGGCTGCTGATGCGCCAGTTCGAGCAGCGGCTTCGCCCGCTCGACTTCGGGATGGCCTACCTGCCCGTCGTCATCGCGTTGGAGGAGAACGGGACGCTCTTGCAGAAGGAACTCGCCGTGCGAGCGCATGTCGAGCAACCCACGATGGCTGCCCTGCTCACGCGGATGGAGCGCGATGGGCTCATCACGCGTGAGCCGCATCCGGACGACAAGCGCGCAAGCCAGATCTCGCTTTCGGCGAAGGGAAGGGCGCGCCTGCCTTTGGCGAAAGAGCAGCTCCGGGAAGTCGTCGGCCAGGCGACCGCGGGCTTCAGCGACCGCGAACGCGCGGTGCTCATGGGGCTGCTGCGCCGCATGGTGAGCAATCTAGGCTCGGAGGCTGAGGAGGGCGGTGATCACGGCCCGTGA
- a CDS encoding TetR/AcrR family transcriptional regulator gives MTMARPKAFDTEEALDAAIGVFREHGFEGTSADMLVKAMGIGRQSLYDTFGDKWGLYCAALRRYSVLESGAHAEALRSRPRAIEGLRAMVERLVEDAGQACLGIGSICEFGRSRADLAQIHAAAERALHRMIVERVRVAQADGDVGADLNPEEVAGFLLASFAAIRIAARGGAGTGQLRGLGRLALRALR, from the coding sequence ATGACCATGGCCAGACCCAAGGCGTTCGATACGGAGGAGGCGCTGGATGCCGCGATCGGCGTGTTCCGCGAGCATGGCTTCGAGGGGACCTCGGCCGACATGCTGGTCAAGGCCATGGGAATTGGCCGCCAGAGCCTCTACGACACCTTCGGCGACAAATGGGGCCTCTATTGCGCCGCCCTACGGCGCTATTCGGTCCTGGAAAGCGGGGCCCACGCCGAGGCCCTGCGCAGTCGGCCGCGGGCCATCGAAGGCCTTCGTGCCATGGTGGAGCGCCTGGTCGAGGACGCCGGGCAGGCATGCCTGGGGATCGGGTCCATCTGCGAGTTCGGCCGCTCCCGGGCTGATCTGGCGCAAATCCACGCTGCTGCCGAGCGGGCGCTGCACCGCATGATCGTCGAACGCGTGCGCGTGGCCCAGGCCGACGGTGACGTCGGCGCCGATCTGAACCCCGAAGAGGTTGCAGGTTTCCTCCTCGCGAGCTTCGCCGCCATCCGCATCGCCGCCCGGGGAGGGGCCGGTACCGGCCAGCTGCGCGGACTGGGCCGTCTCGCGTTGCGTGCTCTGCGGTGA
- a CDS encoding quinone oxidoreductase family protein → MKAVVMNRQGGPEVMVFAERPEPVAGPGEVLVEIAAAGVNFMDTGVRRGLAWTDMPNPKVLGVEGAGRLLSVGAGVDPAWVGRRVAWVYAPGSYAERISIPVDAIVPLPDAIDDRTGAAVMMQGLTASHFATDFHPVQPGEVALVHAAAGGLGLLLTQIIKLRGGHVIGRVSHADKVAAAREAGADHVIVDTEGRFADEAVRLSGGDGVHVVYDGSGPKTFHASLAALRRSGTFCWYGPVLGGPGPIDLMSLPKSIKLGYAVFSDHVATRELLRSRVARLFDWIAAGALKVRIGGVYPLAEAARAHADMESRRTTGKLLLIP, encoded by the coding sequence ATGAAAGCTGTCGTGATGAACCGCCAGGGTGGGCCCGAGGTCATGGTGTTCGCGGAGCGGCCCGAGCCGGTCGCGGGGCCGGGCGAGGTGCTCGTCGAGATCGCTGCGGCGGGCGTGAATTTCATGGACACGGGCGTGCGGCGGGGGCTTGCCTGGACCGACATGCCGAACCCGAAGGTTCTGGGCGTCGAAGGTGCCGGGCGGCTCCTGTCTGTTGGCGCCGGCGTCGATCCGGCGTGGGTGGGACGCCGGGTCGCCTGGGTCTACGCGCCCGGCAGCTACGCCGAACGGATCTCCATCCCGGTCGATGCGATCGTGCCGCTGCCCGACGCCATCGATGATCGCACGGGGGCGGCGGTGATGATGCAGGGTCTGACCGCGAGCCACTTCGCCACCGACTTCCATCCTGTGCAACCCGGCGAGGTTGCGCTCGTCCATGCCGCCGCGGGTGGCCTGGGCCTGCTCCTCACCCAGATCATCAAGCTGAGGGGCGGCCATGTCATCGGCCGCGTGTCGCATGCGGACAAGGTCGCCGCCGCGCGCGAGGCAGGCGCCGATCATGTGATCGTCGACACCGAGGGCCGGTTCGCCGATGAGGCGGTCCGCCTCTCCGGCGGCGACGGCGTGCACGTGGTCTACGACGGCTCGGGTCCGAAGACCTTCCATGCCTCCCTGGCCGCCTTGCGCCGCAGCGGGACCTTTTGCTGGTACGGGCCGGTGCTTGGCGGGCCCGGGCCCATCGACTTGATGAGCCTGCCCAAGAGCATCAAGCTCGGCTACGCGGTCTTCTCGGACCATGTCGCGACCCGCGAGCTGCTGCGCAGCCGCGTTGCGCGCCTGTTCGACTGGATCGCTGCCGGCGCGCTGAAGGTCCGGATCGGGGGCGTCTATCCGCTGGCCGAAGCCGCGCGGGCCCATGCGGACATGGAAAGCCGCCGCACGACCGGCAAGCTGCTGCTCATCCCGTAA
- a CDS encoding sensor histidine kinase: MNAPPLTGLRRLLPRTLAARLTLILFTGLLLAHALSFSLLFSERCVAARSMMLTHLDQDVTVSVALLERLSPTERAQWAPRLERRTYRYLLGPAREGVPLTSDRAREVTALIDRSLDHHYHLRARTVSTSPERFEVELTLADSQPLTIEVTPSVMPIARWLPVVLAAQLALLLLCAWLAVRLATRPLVQLADAVERLDPARARPPLPQEGPVEVVKAATAFNAMQARIGHYLAERLQILAAISHDLQTPITRMKLRLEAMEEGADRDRLSGDLGQLHQLVREGIAYARSTHGATGPEVRLDLHALLDSVVCDYQDAGKPVALGECVRAALSTRPPALRRILENLIDNAVKYGGSAEVGVRRLDDGRVAVDVCDHGPGIPEQEMQAVLQPFYRLESSRNRDTGGTGLGLAIAQQLAATLDGELVLANRSGGGLRATLLLPVAPAATGRITG, encoded by the coding sequence ATGAACGCCCCCCCACTCACTGGCTTGCGGCGCCTGCTGCCACGCACCCTCGCCGCGCGCCTGACCCTGATCCTGTTCACCGGCTTGCTGCTCGCGCACGCGCTGTCCTTCTCGCTGCTGTTCTCCGAGCGCTGCGTGGCCGCCCGTTCGATGATGCTCACCCACCTGGACCAGGACGTGACCGTCAGTGTGGCCCTGCTTGAACGCCTGAGCCCAACCGAGCGCGCGCAATGGGCGCCGCGCCTGGAGCGGCGCACCTACCGCTACCTGCTCGGCCCGGCGCGGGAGGGCGTGCCCCTGACCAGCGACCGCGCGCGCGAGGTCACCGCCCTGATTGACCGCAGCCTGGACCATCACTACCACCTGCGGGCGCGCACGGTGTCCACCTCACCGGAGCGCTTCGAGGTGGAACTCACACTGGCCGACAGCCAGCCGTTGACCATCGAGGTCACGCCCTCGGTGATGCCGATCGCGCGCTGGCTGCCGGTGGTGCTGGCGGCGCAGCTGGCGCTGCTGCTGTTGTGCGCGTGGCTGGCGGTGCGGCTGGCGACGCGACCGCTGGTGCAGCTGGCCGACGCGGTCGAGCGGCTGGACCCGGCGCGCGCTCGCCCGCCGCTGCCACAGGAAGGGCCTGTGGAAGTGGTCAAGGCCGCCACCGCGTTCAACGCGATGCAGGCGCGCATCGGCCACTATCTCGCGGAGCGGTTGCAGATCCTGGCCGCGATCTCGCACGACCTGCAAACCCCGATCACGCGCATGAAGCTGCGCCTGGAAGCGATGGAGGAGGGAGCCGACCGTGATCGCCTGAGCGGCGACCTGGGGCAGTTGCATCAGCTGGTGCGCGAGGGCATCGCCTACGCGCGCAGCACCCACGGCGCCACCGGTCCGGAGGTGCGGCTGGACCTGCACGCATTGCTCGACAGCGTGGTGTGCGACTACCAAGACGCGGGCAAGCCGGTCGCGCTGGGCGAATGCGTGCGCGCTGCGCTGAGCACGCGGCCTCCGGCATTGCGGCGCATCCTCGAGAACCTGATCGACAACGCGGTGAAGTACGGCGGCAGCGCCGAGGTCGGCGTGCGCCGACTCGACGACGGGCGCGTGGCCGTGGACGTGTGCGACCATGGCCCGGGCATTCCCGAGCAGGAGATGCAAGCGGTGCTGCAACCGTTCTACCGGCTGGAAAGCTCGCGCAACCGCGATACCGGCGGCACCGGACTGGGGCTGGCCATCGCTCAGCAGCTGGCGGCCACACTGGACGGCGAACTCGTGCTCGCCAACCGGAGCGGCGGTGGCCTGCGCGCGACGCTGCTGCTGCCGGTGGCACCGGCAGCCACGGGGCGCATTACGGGATGA